TGTATGGACAACATTCAGATTGACCAGCAAACATGGATGCATAATACGAAAGTATACAATTATGGACCTGCCTATGCAAACAGCAAATTTTGATGCGGTGAAACATCTACTAAGTGTAACAGATGGACCTCACCTAGCAGTTACAGGTTTGGGTGGTCGCCTACAACAGCGGGAGGGAGTCGTTGATTGCAGCAGCTCCGGGAAGGCAACCGCCATCTCTTCCTTCTTGCCTCAATGCTGCCATTTGTACATACGGCCAGCTCTGCCAGCCGGCCGCGGCCGCCGATGAACTTGCCCATCAATAGTGGATCTTGAGGGATAGTCCTAGAAAGTTTAAGAAAAAGTGACAGCAATCTTAGTAAATTTGAGCAGCACTACCCAAGAAAAACGAACATAAGTAATGCAATGAAACAATTCAAAAAGATATATCAAAATTCATTCGCATGATCTACACCAGTAAAACATTCAACATgataaaaaaaaagaaacacATTTACAATGAATGCATGGATAAGGAGGACGGGGACACAGAGATCACTGGGAGTAGTTGGCTGCGGTAGCCAGCGGTGGTAGGAGGTCAGGGATGTTGCCAGCAGCAATGGCAGCAGCTAGGGGAGGTTGTACAAGAGGTCTCCTTCAACAGTTTGCGATGCCTACGCACATACCGGCTCTTAGGGAAGAACAATCACTTGTACTAGCTAGTAAAACCTTGAACATACCGGCTCTATTGTGCAAATAAGCAGCTAAAAAAAAGTCAAGAAAATGGAGCGCATCCATGTCCTACACATGTATGTACAACATTCAGATTGACCAGCAAACATGTATGCATAATGGGAAAATGTACAAGTATGGACATGCCTAGGCACATGACAAATTTTAATTCAGTGAACCATTTACTACCTAAGTGAAAATGAGGGTCCTCACCTGGCAGCTGCAGGTTGGGGCGGTTGTCTACAACAACTGGAGGGAGTGGTTTATTGTAGCAGCAAGTCGGGGACATCACCGGCACTGAAAGCAGCAGCTCCGGGCCGACCACCATCTCTTCTTTCTTGCCTCCATGCTGCCATTTATGCGACACGGCGAGCTCCGCCTGCGGGACTCGCCGATTAACTTGCCGGTCAGTCAATCGTGGATCAAATAACTTGAGGGATAGTCATGCAAAATTTAAGAAAAAAGTGACAGCAATCTTAGTAAATATGGGCACCAGTACCCCACAAAAACGAACACAGGTAATGCAATGATCTCCACTGGCAGCACATTCAACACATTCAACATGGTAAAAAGAAACACATTTTACAAGGAATGCAtggagagggaggaggaggaggaggaggaggagagaaagATCACCGGGAGCAGTAGGTTGCGGAGGCCACCGGTGGCAGGAGGTTGTGGATGTTGCCGCCGGCGGTGGAGGCAGCTCGGGGAGGTTGAACAGGAGGTCCCCTGCAACATTTCCCCATGGACGACCGCAGCAGCTCCCCGGGAAGGACACATCACCAgctcatcctcctgttctccccGCCGCCATGACTGCACCGCGGCCCAGCCGTCGGCCGCCGCCCAATTTTCCCGTACCCAATAGCAACCAGGACGACAGGCCAAGCTCCGCCCTTCCCTCGTCGTTGGCTCGCTTGCCACAAGGACGAGCGCATTCATGGCGGGCCAGCAGGAGCACACAGATCCAGGGAAGCGTGCGGGCCTCTTCTGTGTGATTCTCCTCCGTCACCAGGAAGAGGGTGTTTGGACAAGAGGCACCGGGCGGCGTCCCTACCGACAGGTGGGAGGCGCGACGGCCTCTCTTCTCCGGACGGCGGATGCACGGGAAATCTGAGGGTGGGCGGCGAGGAGGTTGGGTGCGCCGGTGAGCGGAGGTGCTGGTTTCCCGGCGgtgagcagcagcagcaagagGCGGCGGCGATGGGGAAGAAAGAGGATCCGGCAGGAGATGAGAGGACGCGAGAGATTGGTTGTGTGTTTTGTGATTTCGGGAACGAGAAGAGCATTGATCGCCGGCGTTCGTTGGGTTGGGTTTTCGTCCGCCCCATCAACTCCTGTGTTTGGTTGGTCCGCTAATTATTTGCTCTCCCAATAAATTGCGTCTTCCCGATGAGTCTGCTCCAAAATCACTCTGGAATAAATTAGGCGGCATGTGGCAGCAATTCATCAGCATCCACCTGGACGTGAATTACCCCGTTTCATGTTCACATGTGTAGTACGTATTTGCATGTATCGGTGCACCAATATAAAATGTTTTGGTACTTTTAAATTAGACTATATACAAACTAAAATAAGTGAACCTACATACTAAAGTTGactaaatataaaataaagtggtTGAACCAAAAACAAAATGCTTAAAATGCCATTGCCACGCGACTAATTGAGATGCATGGCTCCCTAGACAACCGGCAAGGTCATCGATGCCCCATGTCGCGCACTCGATCACGTCCTTTCAGGCTCGGTATAATGGTATATACTGTATTTGCTCCTCACGAGACCGTCGTAGAACCCTGAGCCGAACGTCGCCGAATGCAGCAACTTCACGCCTTGGCTCGCCCGAGCATGTTGACATGATTGAAAATTTACATCGTCACCCGCCACTAACAATGCACGTTGCCAGGCTAGCTCTTCCCGACGCCACCTTCCGCTAGGCGCGGAATGCTTTGATATCGGCCATGGGATCTCTTGAAAGTCGataaaaacacacacacacacacacattatcAGATTATTTGGCCATGCTTGCGAAGGCTTTTATTTTGTTTACCCTATCTTTGTTCTTCACGGCTTCTCACGTCACAATCTCATGTTGCATCGATTTAGCTTCCTTCTCCTCTCTCACGTGCCTCCCCCCAACCCCTTTGAGAATTAACCAGATCCTTGGCTCCTCTTCCTCTCGCCCCGACAGCCGCGCTGGCCGGTGTGTAGATGGATTAGAGGCTGGTGAATCCTTGTACAAAGTGGCTAAGTCTAGGGCTAGGTTTAGAATTGTTGCTTCCTTTATGGAGTCCGGCGTCATGTCGCGGTGGAGTTCTGGTCGCTCCGGTGGCGGAAGAAGAGTAAAGATGCTAGGATTTGGAGTCTCTCGTGGAGTTTCTGAATCCGCGTCGATCTACTGCGGAGTTCATCAATGGTGGCACCATCGGCCGGCGTTATCCTTGGCCAACGGGGAGGCCACTCCGTTCTCAGGTATCTTGTATGCGTTAGCTTCGTCAACCTTCAAGCCAATGTGCCATTATGGAGGTTGTTTGATCTCGGTGTGGTGACACACGCTTGCATCATCCCATGTGGTCTCGTCCTTGGCGACGGGGTGAGTAGCCATGATTTGAGGTCTCACAGATTATGCGGTGGAGTTGGACTTGAGTGCACTTCTTTCTAAGGTCCTAGTTGCTAAGAGTGAGGATCATGTTGTAATTTCAATTTTTGAGACCCTCCTTGTATTTTTTTTTGTACCTACCGCTTTCACTAATGCAGTTCCCAAGCCCGGTAAAAAAAAAGACCATGCCTAATTTGTGCTAGCCAGCAAGCCAGATCTACGGCTCGCATACGGTAGGTAGGTAAATCCATCATTGCATTGCGCGTCAGTAAGCTACGACTCAGGGGTTTGACCAGTAGTGTTCTCAGTTTGTCTCGCTCGGTTCCATAATGTTAAATCGCGGCGCTCTCATTCCCCCCAACCCGCTCTCAACTCACTACAGTAGCTGCTCTCTCTCCCCCTCTCCGGGGCCGCTCCTTCCTCAtctccgccggaatagccggcTGGAGATGGAGAGGAGACGGCCCCGGCTGTACATACGTAAGTTTTCTTCTAGTTTTCCTCCCCTAGTGGTGGTTGGGAGCTGTGCCTCAGATCTAGGCGGCAAGATCTGGGGATTAGGGTTCTTCTTCTTGCTGCTATATATGTCTCCGGTGGTCGGAGCATAGAAAAAAGGAGGGAGCCACGGTCTCCGCAAATAAAGTAGAGACCACAGATCTTCTGATGCTGCTGTGGCACGGGGACGTAGAGCCTCCCCTGGCCGGCCAGGGAGGCGAGGGGGAGTGGCGATGCTTCCTGCGGCACACGACGGCGCTGCTtctggccggccgtggaggcgaggaggagAGGCGAAGCGGTGTGCTCTCCCCGGTGGAGCAGAGATCCAGGTACTTCTCTCGGCTCTGGATTTGGTGAGTTCTTGGGCAGCTCTTCCTCCTCCTTGTGGTCGTGGAGACAGACAGGAGGGTGAGAGCCCCAGAGCTCGTCGATCTGGAGTTAAGAGGCACACGGCTGAGCGTGCGGTGCTCACCACAATGGAAGCTCTCTATCGGCGGCAGATCTCAAGCGTCGGCGCCTTCAGTCGCCGCTATTTTTGGCCAAGGGGGAAGAGAATTATACGTACGTAGGCACTTGATGGACTACTTCTTTTCCTAACTTTAACGTACGTGCTTGTGAGTCCCAATTAACCACGCGCGCGCGATATAGGCATCCAATGGAGGCGCGTACGTGATCGAGGAGAAATTAATAAAAGCCACGTACGTAGTAACTTGTTTTCGCCGGCTCGAATTCGGTCCGCGCCGTACGTACGGTTTTAATGGATCGAGTCAAAAGGTGCGATTTTAATGGATGGACGATTTTAACTTGTCAAAAGGTGGAAGGAAAGAAGAGACGAGAAGGGGGCTCGAACGACTCGCTGTCGCTCCGCGTCGCCCCCGCGGCGACAGGGCGACCCCTCCTCCTCCCCGCCTCAGCGCTCCTCCCCGCCCCTCCCGCTGCCGCTGCCGGCGcgagccgccgggcaaagcccgcacggtgccggcggcggtggcTCTTCTCGGCGCGAGCTGCTGCGGGCCTCGCGGGGCGGTCTTCAGCGGCGTCGACGCCCATCCCCTCCGGCCGACGCGGGGCGCATCCGGATCCCGGCTTGGTGGTGGCGCGGCACGGCGGCCCAGCCACCGGTGCTGGCGCGACCTTGACGCCGGGGCGGCCGTGGccaggggtggcggcggcgggcccagatctgggccggaGGGCCTTCTATTTAAAAAAAACTTGTCAAAAGGTTGAACAGCACGTCTGTTCGATCCACGCGCGCGCGCGGGGCAACGAAAGAAAGAAACGATTCGAGTGCACGATCGCGCGCGCGTGAAAAGGTGGAAGGAAAGATGAGTCAATCGAACGACCTGCTCCGCTGCTGTGATTGTGAGCGATGGGTGAAGTGAAGCGACGCAGGTCCTTCTCCATTCTCCATGAGGCGAGGTCTGCACAGGCAGCAGCCCTCCTAGTCCTGGTCCCTGTTCTCTTGGCGTCCGTCCTCCTCATGGTGCGCCGCTTCGGGAACGGGACGGCCACGGCGAGAGCCAGAGAGGAGGCGCTGGGCAAGCTGCCCTCTCCCCGTGGCCGGCTCCCCGTCATTGGTCACCTGCACCTGCTGGGCTCCTTCCCGCACGTCTCCCTCCGCGACCTCGCCGCCCAGCACGGCCGCGACGGCCTCATGCTCCTCCGCCTCGGCGCCGTCCCCACGCTCGTCGTCTCCTCGCCGGCCGCCGCGCAGGCCGTCCTGCGCACGCACGACCACGTCTTCGCGTCCCGGCCGCACTCCCCCGTCACCGACATCCTCTTCTACGGCTCCACCGACGTCGCCTTCTGCCCTACGGCCACCACCGGCGCCAGGTCAAGAAGATCGCCACCACCCACCTCCTCACCGCCAGGAAGGTCCGCTCCTACCGCCACGCGCGGGAGCACGAGGTCAGGCTCGTCGTCGCCAAGCTCCGCCGTGACGCGGTCGGCGGCGACGCCGTCAACATGAGCGACCTGCTCAACGCCTTCGCCAACGACGTCATCTGCCACGCCGTGTCCGGCAAGTCCTTCCGGAAGCAGGGCCACAACAAGCTCTTCCGGGAGCTGGTGGAGGCCAACTCCTCGCTCATCGGCGGCTTCAACCTCGAGGACCACTTCCCGGCGCTGGTGAAGCTGGACATCATCAAGAGGATGGTGTGCGCCAAGGCCCGGAGAGTGCACAAGATGTGGGACGACCTGCTTGATAGCCTCATCGACCACCACGCCAGCAAGCCGGCGTCAGAACGCGGCGGCGAGGACTGCGACTTCATCGACGTCTTGCTTTCCGTGCAGCAAGAGTACAACCTCACGAAAGACCATATCAAGGCTCAGTTGACGGTACGCACGTATAGTATGACCTCACAATTAAACGGCACCTTCACCTACACGTCACATACTAGCAAAGCTATTCTAGCTCTATATACATGCTAAGATGTTGATTCTTTGTATTCTTGCACAAAATGTATGTATGCATGTAGATCATGTTTGAAGCTGGCACGGACACATCATTCATAGTGCTGGAGTACGCCATGGTCCGGCTCATGCAAAGCCCCCACCTCATGGCCAAGCTACAAGCCGAGGTGAGGAACACCGTACCCAAGGAAAAAGACACGGTCACCGAAGACGATCTCACTGGTTTGGCCTACCTGAAAGCGGTGATCAAGGAGACGCTCCGGCTCCACATGCCGGCGCCGCTCCTCGTGCCCCACCTATCCATGGCCGGCTGCGACGTCAACGGCTACACGATACCATCGGAGACGCGCGTCATCGTCAATAGCTGGGCTCTCGCGAGGGACCCTAGCGGCTGGGAGAGCGCGGAGGAGTTCGTGCCCGAGCGGTTCTTGGAAGGCGGCAGCGCCGCCGCCGTGGACTACAGGGGGAACGACTTCCTCTACCTCCCATTTGGGGCCGGGCGAAGGATATGCCCCGGCATCAACTTCGCCATCGTGACCGTCGAGATCATGCTGGCGAATCTCATGTACCACTTCGACCGGAAGCTGCCACCTCGATCGGCGCAGGAAGGTGGCATTAGTATGGCCGAATCATTTGGGATCACTGTGCACCGCAAGGAGAAGCTCCTCCTCGTCCCTCTACTGCCGTAAGATTAACTGAGGACTCTAGACTCTATATTACCTGTATATCGCAATAATATCGTGCTTTTGAACTTCTATTTTGAagctagtcatagtggggagtaacatagggTAGTAACTATGATCGCTAGAGGGTTTTGGTTTAACGATGGGGACTTCCATCGGTTGCGTGTTAATTTATATGCCAACATCGGCAGAGGATGAGTACACGGAAGGTTACAACAAACAGAGAAAAGGAAGGGATGATCCTGATCTTATAGTTACGATCGGATCATCACAAATACATCTGACCTCAAAGAAAGCTTGTTTATCCCCAATTCCCAAATCGCAAGTCATCCATGTTCCCTTCTCCCGCACCACACGGCTAGCCTGCTGCTTCTTCTCGCCGCCACCGCAATTCACCATCTAACCGTGTCGCATTTCTTGGCGCTTGATCCTGCTGCTCCCCATCCTCAGTCAAGGAGATCTGACTACATGCCCCGGTGGCGTGAAGCTAGTCATAGTGTGGAGTAACATAGGGTAGTAACATGCACAAGTTACTACTCTATTTTACTatccttcatagtgggtagtaggtTGTAACTTATATTTGGTTTCGTGGATTGTGTCATCTATTATGTTCCTTTTTTtgtggtgtgtgatgttatggtaatatAGCTAGTTAACACCACActctctttatttatttattatcatgTCATGTCACGAAAATATCTTGGGTATGTGAtgtagttactcccactatgggtAAAATTAATCAGCCCCGCAAGATGGACTCAAAAAACAGATGCTCAAAGGTGAGAAGCAGAAACTATGCATGATGAGGTTACCTGTTGGGCTTGCTCGCGGACGGCCAAGCGAACTGAGATTATAAGCACAGGAAGACGACGAATGACTCCCAGTTCCTACTGGGTGATGCAGCCATCTTCACCACGGCCCCGCCACCGATTGAAACGATAGACGCGGCTGCTCGTCCACCATGGCCACTCCTCGCATCTGTCCACCACGGCAGTTGTTGATGAAGTGGGCGGCGGCAGAgtgcctcctctcctctcctctccgagcaagagtcaaagtctaagtcacacGCGACGCACGCGTTGGTTCCACCCCTCCTTGTATATATAGGCTGAAGGAGGCCAAGATTGGAGGTTCAAATTTTGGGGGAGGGAACATAGGTAGAGCGGAAAGAAGATGAAATTTCTTTTGGTTCTATCATCTTGCTTCGTTGGTGGCTATTAGCAGCTTGCGATAGATGGACGCCTAAGATTACGTTGCCCCACGGATCGGCCAGATGGATCTCTAATGGATCCTTGATTTTTAATCTCATGCATGCCAGAGCCCATAATAGCACAGCTCTAGCATGTGAGAGAGATGGAAGAGTTCGGGAGTCTGTCGCTTAGTTTCACCTAAAAATCAGGACCCATTCATTTATTATGGTTCCTAAGATTTGACGATTAGTTTCCCCAGTTACTACTACCGTGACCCCGGAACTAGTGCAAATTAGTACTACTACATATTTTACTAAGATCGATTGTATGGTTGGTGCTAGTTTTCTGAGAGAGATTAACACAGATTTTTTTTAGGTTGATTAAATAGGGCTTAGCTACTCCAGAACCTGCATGTTTTAGTTTCATGTTACCAACTGATCATCGTTTAGAATGTTCAAACTTGAaacttttttcattcttttgaggcCCTGAGTTGTTCATCTCTCGCAGTAGCTACAACTTGGCAGCCCTATATAGGTGCCAAGTAGATACACGCACACAGATGTATTTTCTGGCTTTGTATTTCTTTGAGGATTCACAGGTTGCTGTCGAAGAGGTGTGAGACCAATCTCACCACAAGCAATCTTTTTGTTTATTCTAGTTGTACCGACTATATGACGTCATGGTACTTGTTTTAACTGATGAAACAATATGTATGCATGTCACCGTTTACAGGGCCCTATGTCCAGCACAATTGGCAGTCGTGCTTCTTAGCCAGATCGTACTTATGTGCTGATCCATTTCTGAACAAACCAATACTCTTTTTGTACTAAGGAACCAGCCCAGATGAGCAATGCATGTGCAGCTGAAAGTGAACTTCAAAACTAGCTTGGCTTTGCCAAATTATTTTCTTGTGCTGTTTACAAGGAGGTCACGAAAGAGCAGTGATAGTTCAACAATTTACGTTAAGAACACAAAATTAACGTACTTACCCTGAATAATCAACTGAAAAAAAAAATATCAAGatatttgctttttttttttaccACCGACGTCGCCTTCTGCCCCTACGGCCACCACTGGCGCCAGGTCAAGAAGATCGCCACCACGCACCTCCTCACCGCCAGGAAGGTCCGCTCCTACCGCCACGCGCGGGAGCACGAGGTCAGGCTCGTCGTCGCCAAGCTCCGCGACGCGGTCGGCGCCGGCGCCCCCGTCGACCTCAGCGACATGCTCAGCGCCTTCGCCAACGACGTCGTCTGCCACGCCGTGTCCGGCAAGTCCTTCCGGAAGCAGGGCCACAACAAGCTCTTCCGGGAGCTGGTGGAGGCCAACTCCTCGCTCATCGGCGGCTTCAACCTCGAGGACCACTTCCCGGCGCTGGTGAAGCTGGACATCATCAAGAGGATGGTGTGCGCCAAGGCCCGGAGAGTGCACAAGATGTGGGACGACCTGCTTGATAGCCTCATCGACCACCACGCCAGCAAGCCGGCGTCAGAACGCGGCGGCGAGGACCACCATGGCCACTCCTCGCATCTGTCCACCACGGCAGTTGTTGATGAAGTGGGCGGCGGCAGAgtgcctcctctcctctcctctcctctccgagcaagagtcaaagtctaagtcacacGCGACGCACGCGTTAGCTCCACCCCTCTTTGTATATATAGGATGAAGGAGGCCAAGATTGGAGGTTCAAATTTTGGGGGGAGGGAACATAGGTAGAGCGGGAAGAAGATGaaattttcttttggttctgtcatCTTGCTTCGTTGGTGGCTGTTAGCAGCTTGTAAACAGCCTAAGATTACGTTGTCCCGCGGATCGCGCAGACGGATCGCTAATGAATCCTTGATTTTTAATCCCATGCATGCCAGAGCCATAATAGCACAGCTCTAGCTTAGTTTGGGAGTCTGTCGCTTAGTTTCACCTAAAAATCAGGACCCATTCATTTATTATGGTTCCTAAGATTTAACGATTAGTTTCCCCAGTTACTACTGGTGACCCCGGAACTAGTGCAAATTAGTACTACTTGTTTTACTAAGATCGATTGCATGGTTGGTGCTAGTTTTCTGAGAGATTAACACAGATTTTTTTGAAGTGGATTAAATAGGGCTTAGCTACTCCAGAACCTGCAATGTTTTAGTTTCATGTTACCAACTGATCATCGTTTAGAATGTTCAAACTTGAAACTTTTTTCACTCTTTTGAGGCCCTGAGTTGTTCATCTCTCGCAGTAGCTAAACCTTGACAGCTATATAGGTGCTAAGTAGATACACGCACACAGATGTATTTTCTGGCTTTGTATTTCTATGAGGATTCACAAGTTGCTGTCGAAGAGGTGTGAGACCAATCTCACCACGAGCAACAATTTTGTTTATGCTAGTTGTACCGACTATATGACGTCATGGTACTTGTTTTAACTGATGAAACAATATGGATGCACGTCACCGTTCGTTTACAGGGCCCTATGTCCAGCACAATTGGCAGTCGTGCTTCTTAGCCAGATCCTACTTATGTGCTAATCCATTTCAGAACAAACCAAATACTCCTTTTGTACTAAGGAACCAGCCCAGATGAGCAATGCCAAATTATTTTCTTGTGCTGTTTACAAGGAGGTCAAGAAAGAGCAGTGATAGTTCAACAATTTGCGTTAAGAACATAAAATTAACGTACTTACCCTGAATAA
This region of Lolium perenne isolate Kyuss_39 chromosome 2, Kyuss_2.0, whole genome shotgun sequence genomic DNA includes:
- the LOC139835386 gene encoding indole-2-monooxygenase-like — protein: MATPRICPPRQLLMKWAAAEYLLFFFTTDVAFCPYGHHWRQVKKIATTHLLTARKVRSYRHAREHEVRLVVAKLRDAVGAGAPVDLSDMLSAFANDVVCHAVSGKSFRKQGHNKLFRELVEANSSLIGGFNLEDHFPALVKLDIIKRMVCAKARRVHKMWDDLLDSLIDHHASKPASERGGEDHHGHSSHLSTTAVVDEVGGGRWGGSSTSAHRVEAALATELSNNAKLRLFS